The Liolophura sinensis isolate JHLJ2023 chromosome 8, CUHK_Ljap_v2, whole genome shotgun sequence sequence attaacataaaaaaacatctgaagaggcaataaataatgtaaattcaTCTAGAATGGCTACAGAAGGACATTTTGTCAAACATTATTAGTTTTACTAAGTAACTATGACATTCTGAGTGGCCCTTGTTTTAAAGAAGAAGAGACaagaaagcatacatgtaccagccaATTATCATATTATCAAATATcaactgggggcctccgtggctcagtcggttagcgcgccagcgcggcgtaatgacccaggagcctctcaccaatgcggtcgcataaccaactgagccacggaggccccactccTTCAAACGAAAGAGTGTCATCATGTATGCATGACCATTTGTGTTAAAGAAGAatgttctttatatatatatatatatatatatatatatatatatatatatatatatatatatagacatagcGCGAACAGcctgtagatatatatatatatatatatatatatatatatatatatatatataaaagaaaggGTAATGGTTGGGGAAGATTGAGGGCAAGGATATGAAGGAATGGATAATAGAGGAAGACCAGATAAATGGGCTACAGGAGAGAACAGTAAGGGAATTGTTAATTACGGTGAGTTACCTTTACTCTTTAATACTATTGTAGGATTTTGACGTGACTTTGTTCTTGCGTCTGATTTGGCTGGATCCTCGCCTAAATTACGGTAACTACAGCCACATCCCTGAGCCCCTGGAGCTGAATGTCAATGTGATGGACAGCTTGTGGGTGCCTGACTTGTTCTTCGCCAATGAGAAGACCGCCATGGTTCATGACGTCACGGTTCCCAACCGATTAATGCACGTGTACAGGAATGGCACAGTTCGATACAGCGTGAGGTGAGAAGTCAAGCCAGAGGTCAAAAACAGGCTGTTCGCGCTATGTTTACAGGAGATGAGTAATGTCTTACAGCATTTTTATAATTCATTTGCTCAGTGCCATTTGACCGTGGTAATGCTAACGCCAGGGAAAATCCTCTGCGCTTATTCAGTTATGAAATTCGATAATGCATTTAATTTCAACACAGTTAGCCATGTTGTCGCATGTTCATCCATATGCAAAATCAGTGGTGTTGGTACCTTCGTGCTTTCAAACGAGAAATACAGCTTTGGTGCTCTGATTTGTCTAAATACATGTTCGTAGTTCTTGGCTTAAACCAGGAAAAAGAAATGACACAATCAATGACTTAATCGATACATAATCAAGGCTCTTGCAGTTGTTTGAATAACAACGTCTATATTCATCACACAATTTGTTTACATTGTCTACTTTCAGGCATCTGCCGAATTTAGACAGTTCTTGGTTTGTAAtgtcaatgtatttattttgccaTTACAATTTCTTTCCGTCAGACTTTCCATGAAATTAGGCTGTGAGATGAGTTTACAGTACTACCCATTTGACAGTCAGATATGCCCTGTGGAGGCTGAAAGTTGTGAGTTTCCTACCATCATAACTACCTGTGTCACAATACTTCATGGatacaattaaatgatcaaagAAGTTTCAACATAAATGCTTTGTTGTCGCACATAATGTAGATCTTGTTAACGCCGGTTATGCTTCccatttttaaatgatttagcTTTTCctataatattcttgagcaaataCATGAAATGAATAAGATTTTCTATTCTGTATACTGTATAATGGTTTTGGAAGGAATTTTCCGCCCAAGCCTGTGCCAAAGGTTGCAAATCCGGTACGTGCCTGTTGCATACCCTTGTATTACATGATCCCAGTGTttaatagcaaaaatttgaacaaaaaatttgTTCTTTATGTTCATCGCGTTTTCTTCTCAGCTCGTTTTATTTCTCAGCCTGATGCTTATTTCAGACGGACACACCACGGATTCTGTGTTATTCTCCTGGTACGGAGACTCTCCTTTTGTTACTCCTGATGATACGCTCGTCGCACAGTTTCATTTATTGAAAGTGGAAACAATCGATTGCACAAAAGGTTATGGGACAGgtaagttaaaagaaaagacaacaagtAATATATAAGTTATTCAAGGCGAGGTATGGGAATCAGACCTGAACGGCCACAGCCTTTTTTCTGATGCGGTTGGTAATCTATGAATCAATGTATATGTGATGCACCATATTAAAACAACCGGATATATGATATAACGTCACTTGTACCCCCACGTACTAGGGTGACGTAAGCGGAAATAGCTACGGTCTTGGGTTATTGAGCTAACTTGCACCTGATTCATCAAAATTAGTAACAGGGCGATGCTTTCGATTCTCTCGATGTGTTCGGTTTTGCTTACATTGAACCGCGTATAACATCACAAAgaaaaaagttatgtttttttaagcCTCACGCGGTATACCTTATCAATAGCCGATGTATGTACAGTCAGTGTGGTGTTATCGATTCTTTTAATATGACATGTATACACTcccgatatttatttatttatttatttgatttgtgttttacaccttgGGCTGGggaagaaaccagcatgagctggacatgaacgcACAATGACCAGTTGCCAGTTGTCACAGTGTCAAGAGACTGTATTTGACAATGTCACAAGGTTgcatttcagtgaaaatgtgtGACCAGTTGCCAATTTTCACAATGTCAAGAGATTGTATTTCAGTGATTACGGATGACCAGACGTCAGTTGTCACAATGTCAAGTGGTCGTATACCACTGATAATATGTGACCAGTTGCCAATTGTCACGGTGTCACACGGTCGTATTTCACTGATAATGTGTGACCAGTTGCCAGTTGTCACAATGTCAAGAGGCCGTATTCCACTGATAATATGTGACCAGTTGCCAATTGTCACGGTGTCATGCGGTCGTATTTCAGTGATAATGTGTGACCAGTTGCCAGTTGTCACAATGTCAAAAGGCCATATTCCACTGAAAATGTGTGACCAGTTGTCACGGTGTCAAAAGGTCGTATTTCAGTGATAATGTGTGACCAGTTGCCAGTTGTGACAATGTcgagaggccgtatttcactgattATCAGAATGTTATATGGTCttatttcacctgttatgtgCGACGGATACCATGAAGTTACCGCTAATCTATTCGGTCtcttttctctacatgtacaagtatacataaaCTATGTCTACCTGTTCTGAATTTGTCTACAGCAGACGAGTTTACGTGTCTGAGATCGAATATCTATCTGGAAAGAGACCACGGCTATTTCATCCTCCAGGTGTACATTCCCAGTGCTCTGATTGTCCTCCTGAGTTGGGTCTCCTTCTTCTTGAACGTGGACGCCGTACCTGCCCGGATCTCCCTTGGGGTACTCACCGTGCTTACCCTCACCACCCAGAGCTCCACCCTACAGGCCAGCCTCCCTCAGGTCTCCTACGTCAAGGCCCTGGACGCTTGGCTGGCCACCtgtctgtgttttgtatttGCTGCGCTCCTTGAGTTTGCCGCTGTTAATGTCCTGAGCAGGCAAAACAAGTCTGAGAGCACCGCAAGCCTTAAGCAGGTGAGCTGTGACAAACATAGCCAGACATACACGTAGGGTGGCAGATAAACGGAAGGGCAATGACACAGGACAGCAGATAAACCGTGGATCAAGGGCACAAAGCAGTAGCAGCAATGGCACAGGGCAGGGGACAGACATTAGGGCAATGACACGGTGCAGCAGATAAAAGGTGGAGCAATGACACGGGGCAGTAGACAAACGGTTGTGCGATGACACATGACAGCAGATAAACGGTGGGGCAATCTGTGCATAgaaacatacattcgtataccacccgtcaaccaataagggcgttccaggtcaataatcgctaaggccagttcccaaaatgacgtataacacaaaccaccaaaactaagaaagtatatgaagtacgaaaataggactcAATCACACAAAGAGctgcagtcaacagttttcaatgatgctggaaaaacgcaaggtatgttctcgGCAGCAGAATGAAATTAGTATCCAAATCGcataccatgctagaatatcagtggccgttaacaaaatatgtatctcagttgcaatttgcctgcaactgttcatatatccaacaagGCGACCTAATTCGACACGATGAGTATACAGCCCTTAGCCCCGGGGTTAAGTAGAATTAGACTCAGTCATGAAACAGGGTGCCgcagattctggacgctctgtccgtATTTACGTACAAGAGAGTTATAATCATTCTAACTTGAAGTGAACAtgaagtcagccactaaagtcGAATTAATTAATAAggttccagaaatgttctaaaaatgcttttaaaattctacacctcttaaaaacaaaatagataACAAATggtcgtcagtacctagccattCATTTGGTGACGAAGTTTTGCCATGCTATAGCTAGCTAGAGTGaggtcacaaaacctaggagctctccggTACCGTGGGTATTAAATAAtatatcagaaaatacaaaaaatcacaACACACCCAACTTAAGAGTATTAGTTCTGTACCGTTTTCAGAGGACTGGTGTTTCTTTCAATCTGGTGCTTAGTCTGGGCGATCTCCGTGGGCAAAAGTGTCATGTTTTAGCAGTCCTGCTCTTCCTCGTTTTCGACCTGCATTAGACCTACCTGGCTATACCGACATCAggaaatttacagaacataGCAGAACCTTCTGATTCATAAGAGACTCTTTCATGAAGATTTCGGGAAGATACCTCCGTAATAAATCTGACCTctctaaggaaaaataatgcaacgtCTATACTGTTCTTCCAGTAATGGCTCTCGCGAGGTGGTTTTCTTgtcagctcaccctgacaagttactgcagtctgctacccaacatgtacgcattgtgacacgggcggCCGTACTCAGTTCCctgttcataaatgtgtggtccaaaaagCATCACTTTAACACTTGAACTAAGCGCAAAATCCGATCTGTTGCATCGATATATCGATATCTTTCTGTCAACTATAAGAAACctcactgacaatcgagagctaataggttttttgacgtcacaaccaattatcacgtgactcTTTCAGCTCTAATGATTTGCAAaattcataagggcttctacagcatggctactcggagtgaattgccGTCAGTGCCATATTGCTGAactcatcttctcggctttcaaaatttcatggaattttttagATATTTCTCTGTGATaaccgagtgagtgagtgcttgggatttaacgtggcacttaacaatttttcagtcatatgacgacgaaggaatcctctgAGTGCAAGTAACatgcctacttgttgcaggacggatttcctgccgctcttttatctagtgctgcttccctgAGAAGGCTTAatgaaagcaagtaagccgtcccgcctaagccactatccccttcatgctgaacgccaagcgaggattgatcctggatctaccactcccgaagcggacgctctaccaactatgccatcggggccggtctgtgataactgtgtcctatatcgtTACAAGGGCACAAGGCAGTAGATAAACGGTGGGGCCATGACACAAGGCAGTAGATAAACCGTGGGGCGATGACACAAGGCAGTAGATAAACCGTGGGGCAATGACAAAGGATAGCAGATACACGATGGTGCAATGACACAGTGCAGCAGATAAACGATGGGAAAATGACACAGGGCAGGGACAAACAGGGTAATGCAGATAAACGGACAGTAGATGAATGGTGGTACAATAACACAAGGCAACTGATAAACGGTGGGGCCATGACACAAGGCAGTACAAGGCACAGGACAGTAGATGAACGGTGGTGCAATAACACAAGGCAACTGATAAACGGTGGGGCCATGACACAAGGCAGTACAAGGCACAGGACAGTAGATGAACGGTGGTGCAATAACACAAGGCAACAGATAAACGGTGGGGCCATGACACAAGGCAGTACAAGGCACAGGACAGTAGATGAACGGTGGTGCAATGACACAGGGCAGCAGATAAACGATGTGAGCAATGACACAGGGCAGCAGATTAACGATGTGAGCAATGACACAGGGCAGCAGATAAACGATGTGAGCAATGACACAGGGCAGCAGATAAACGATGTGAGCAATGACACAGGGCAGCAGATTAACGATGTGAGCAATGACACAGGGCAGCAGATAAACGATGTGAGCAATGACACAGGGCAGCAGATTAACGATGTGAGCAATGACACAGGGCAGCAGGTACACTGAGGGCATATGTACTGACTCTTTGGCCTTGGACAGTAATTATGCAGCTGAATTCTAATACCTGAATAGTAATTCTGGAATACTGAGTTGAAATCCGCTTTTGGTATGAATACCAAtaatttgactgattgatggatTTACGAAATCTTACGGGGGCTTCAGTAATTATAGGCTCCCATGCTTATATGTTGTTGCTTGTGTGtctgtcttttatttttgttttgatccGGAAATTAACCTTGTATCGACCTGGAACGTCTCATTCTTAGTTGACGGGTTGGTAATGTTAGGTTTGTTTCTCAGATTTAAAGTTTAGTCTGCTCCATTCATTTCGCTGTATGAgaatttattattgtttattgtcAAGTCGCATAGCTATCCAACAAGGTCAGATTTCTGATAAAACTGCAAGATGTTAGAGGAGAACATACCGACATGTGATCCAACCATCGCTCAGATTTGACATGGAAAAAGCTGTTGATATGTTGTATCCCTCCACAGTAGCCTCCAGTGGATAAGTAGCTTGTCAAATATTCGGCAGTGTTTTGTTCCTAAACCACTCATTAAGACTTTAAATCACAAGACCCCAGGAGATAGCTATGGTTCGCTTAAGACACACATTGAATCAGAGATatctagg is a genomic window containing:
- the LOC135473403 gene encoding glycine receptor subunit alpha-3-like, which encodes MWGAATVLILLAIVRCRGSNDTGELPSRRFLVKHILADYDPNVAPGDLEMKPTEVGVQMYLRHLDSFNEVTMDFDVTLFLRLIWLDPRLNYGNYSHIPEPLELNVNVMDSLWVPDLFFANEKTAMVHDVTVPNRLMHVYRNGTVRYSVRLSMKLGCEMSLQYYPFDSQICPVEAESYGHTTDSVLFSWYGDSPFVTPDDTLVAQFHLLKVETIDCTKGYGTADEFTCLRSNIYLERDHGYFILQVYIPSALIVLLSWVSFFLNVDAVPARISLGVLTVLTLTTQSSTLQASLPQVSYVKALDAWLATCLCFVFAALLEFAAVNVLSRQNKSESTASLKQVSCDKHSQTYT